aaaaataattgtatATTCTAACTTAAAAAGTAGTTAATATTTATCGAGTTAAAACCTTGATACAAATTTAAAGTTAAGAactttaaattttagaaaatcaaaagCCTACTCTATGATATGAATTGGGAGGAAAGTCATAACTTGTACCTATTATAAATATTTGAGTTTTGTATCttacaagaaatttcaataGATGAATACACAAACAACGTgtttttagccaaaaaaaaaagagaaagaaaagcacAGTTATACATTGCTACTATTTTCAATAAATGGCCATTCTAATATTAAATTAAGTTCGAATAAATTCCTATCAAATTTCAACTTCCATGATGGCCTTGTCTAATTTGATAGTCAATAAACATTGCTCGTGCTAAAGCATTCCTAAATTGTGTCCACTCGCTAGTTGGTTGTACTGTTCGAATTCGATTCTCGTTAACAGCATTTACACCACCATCATTATTTGGACCATCATCTTCCATTCCATTTTCCTCATCTTCatcttccatttcatcttcatcatcaacctCATGTTGTACTCTTCGCATCTCAGCATCAACTTCATCCAAGTAAGGGTCATTTGGTTGTTCTACTCGAATAAGATTATGAAGGATGGCACATGCATTAATTATCATGACATGAGTCTTAACATCAAAAAAAGATGCATCTCTCAAAATGGCCCACCGCTTCTTGAACAAACCAAATGTCCTTTCAATCACATTTCGAGCAATTGAATGTCGAAGGTTGAATAACTCTTTAAAATTTTCAGGCTTCCTCCCACTAGCAGACCACTCGCTAAGATGATATCTAACTCCCCTATATGGAGCTAAGAAACCGGAGCTATTTGCATAACCCGCATCAACAAGAAAGTACTTGCCTGTAATGTTAGACAACAAATTATTACTCATTTatagttaaaagaaaaaaaacacatgATATCTAATTGTCACATACCTTTGGGAACAATTAATGGATCTGATCTAACTAACGCATCCCGTAGAACTCTACTATCTGCTGCAGAACCTTCCCATCCAGGCAATACATATGTAAATCTCATGTCACGGGAGCATACACCTAAAACATTTGTTGCTATCTCATTCTTCCTATTCCTATATCTTCCTTGATCTCTAAGAAGAACATGTACTTTAACATAAGTACCGTCTAACGCTCCAAGACAATCCTGTATTATAAACAAAATATCATAAGTTGATGAATCTTGTAGATATTATCTTCATTaacaaatatcaaaaaatattgATTACCTGAAACCATTCCCACTTTTCATGCTCGTAACCTTCCATTTCCGTTTCAGGCTGGATAAGATAGTGTCTCCCCAATTTTATGATAGCACATAGAACTATATTAAAGTATCGACTAACTGTCTCACCTGATCTTATGAAATTAAAATTGACAGTGCGATTCTTAAAGTTATGAGCAAGAACATAGAGAAACATTGCAACTGCTTCTTCAACAGTAATATTTCTAGTATCCCTCAACCCACAATGCTCTCTTAAATTTGTACATAAAACAGTAAAACAATGTTTATTGAGTCTAAGTTGCTCTACACAAACTCTATTGTTTCCATAGTAAAGACGCCTTAGATATATTTCACGTGCTACTTTAAAGTCCAAGTAAGGCTCCTTTACTATATGTTTCTCATGCCACCAAACTACTAATGTGGCTACTGTTACCATATAATTTGCAACtaccacttttctctttttttttttttgctcgtCTCCTTCCTTATCCATGTCAATATCCAAATTCTGCAATTCAAAATCATGACAACAATAAGAAAAGGTAAGTCAAAAgaccaaattttaaaaagtgAGTGTGTTAAATTCTACATAGTCAATTGAAGCTAAAATGATAGCTAAAAAGATTAATTATCTTCTCCTTGAAACTCctctatatatgtgtgtgtgtgtgagataaAGATAGCTATTTACAATTTCCTAACTAGCAATGAATTGCAGGGAAAGCCCAACTGTTACACCACATAAGCTTTAAAATATGTGTAACAATTGATTATATACAGAAACATACACCAAAGAACTGCAGGACAATTGTTCTAGTTAGTGTCAAAATTGAACCGTTATTACCAAGCTCAATAGTTGAAACATGAAAGCCAGAGATAGAGCTATAATTTTCACATCAAAAACCTATTCACAGCATTCTAAGTGCTTGAAAATAAATACCTTTATAAAACCACAGATACAAGGAAGACTGAAGTGACGATCTTCAGCCTTTAAGCATGCCCAACTTCATGTCAGCCCACAACTTTGCTATCAAGAAGAATGCACCGACTTCACTTAAATGCAGGGCAAGGTTAAACAAGCCTTCCTGTAACATATTAGGAACAATCAAACACATTTAAATATACGCtaagagagagtgtgtgagaGAATTTATGACAGCATTAAATAGTCCAAAACAAACATTCATCACATTCCATGTCCATTGACGAGAATTTAGCAGCCTTGAGCTGATACATAAAAGATTTTTCAGGCCCTGACAGCAAGTTTTTCAACAGCCACTGCAGTATAGAACTAAAAATTCGCTCTGTCAAAGTAAATTTGTGATTCCTTCTATGATTCTAGATACTAAGTTAAGAAGAGTATAACTGGTTTTAAGAAGATTTTTTAATCTGACACTTGGTCATAACAGCCAACAGCCTTGGAGTGTGAACTGGAGACGTTATATACTTGATCATAACAGCCAACAAATAGATTTTATAAAAAGGGTGTAATCTGCATTCTCTGTGTTTATGATCTCAGTGTCTTGAAGGAGGATACTTTAGCTTCGGATTCAGCATTTCATCCATTATCAGTCTTAAACATGTGGATATGATTCAAGAAGTCAGGTTCTTAGCCAAGGCCACTTCCTGATGTTTAGAGGTCGAATCATTATAATGCAGTGAAATTTTAAACTTGTAGCAgtaattttttgtagacaaaACGTTCTTGAATGAGATAATTTTTCTGCCTGTAATGTGAATGTAGATCTTAGAAATTATCTCTTGAATATTCAATCTACAAAGAACCATGAACAATGTATTACAAAGCCACaaacaaaagggggaaaaaaaactgGATACTAGTAGTGTTTTTTTTAAtgtcaaattcaagaaatgttATGTAAATACAGCATCAGGAGCAAGCTTAAAAGTTCAAATACAGAGGCAAATAACTACTTTAATCATTCATTACTAATTACATCAGAAGTGAATCAACGAAGTGAAATACAACTCAATAAAAGATGCATTGTCCAAATagaatgaaattatataatGCAGTTCACGTGATCAGATTTAGGAATCACACAAATGCAAGGAAAGGTATAattatttcttcaaaataccaaccaagaaaaagaaaaaaaacaaaattgcagCCCCCTGTATGCAGAATGTCTGTAAATAATGCAATCCAGGATCAGAATCATCAGAATCCCAAAACACTCACTTTTTGCAATTGAAAGCAAGAGAAGCCTTCGCAAGCTTCTGTTTCTACCGTGAGAGTAAGCGGTAAGCCACTCACTCAATCCTCATCAACTCATCCTTCAAAAAGCCTCTACTATTccatttgttattattattatttaattaatttcacaaatattagGGGAGCAAATGCGATTCATAAGTAGCAGcagtaaatttattttttctttaaataaaaaaacaaatatcGATCATAATCCAAATCCCACAACACAATTCAAATCGTCGGATGTCCAGAACCATCAAGTTACAGAAAACTTCATTTGACAAATATAATGCAGGAAGAACGTTGAATGTAAAGGAAAATGCGCTTACCGTTGAGTTGAGCAGTAAAAGATATTTGAGAATCCTCCCCTAGACGGCTTCAATATATACAAAATATTTGAGAATCCTGCACTTTGTTCGCGATTGCTGAGGTGATGGGTAGATGCGTGGCAGAGCGATGCCGGAGACGGTGGTGGAAGAGGGAAAATGTTAGGGTGGAGGTGAAGGGGATGACGCAGAGCAATTAGATTAGAGGTACTTGCGGTTGAGGAAAAGTGTCTAATTAGATAGCGAGAGAGGGCCGCTTACCTAGTTGACCCggttttaattttttacccGCTAGGATCCGCGTACTAACCCGAATAGGAGGTGAAATTATGGAATTAGAATTGTAATTCTTAGGTCTTACCAAAGAATTGAATTTGTGGAATTGATGGCTCATAGAATTCaaattgaattctaattctCTCACATAGATAGCGTCCAAACCGAAGATTTGGAATTGATGCTCCAATTCTAATTCTAAGCCTCCAATTCTATGGGAACCAAACACACCCTTAAAGTCAAAATTTAGAAGATTTGTCGCTGTGGGGTTCGATTGAGAAGCTGAAGAAACTTAATTGTAATAGATATTACTTTATTCTATTTAGAGGGAGTCGGGGGctaattttggaaaaacaatAACAATTGCCAGAGGAGGACGGAATCTTATCGGCTAGCTtaggttttcttttcgggttgtTCTTTAAAAAGGGATTGGCCGCAGCATCAGAGGGGGGAAGCCATTATTGTTGACTTGTGAGAAACCAACTCTTCATGTTTGAATTGACAAATTGAGAAATCAAGCAATTGAGGAACCTTTTCTCTCGTATATCTTGCTTAGCAATtaggagaagaaaataagggccGCAATTGTTGACTATTAGCTTTGCTTTCCAATTGGCTTTGACCGACATTGAAATAGGGCATCAGACCCTCTTTTGCGTTGTTCTTTTTGGAGACAATTGGAGGCGATAAAATCTTGTGCTTCTTCCTCCTGGGGTTGACCGGAGTGGGAGAACCGACTTGCGAACCTTTCCCACTTCCACACGCGCGGCTTGTCCTTCATTAATGGCGGGCTAATTcgctaattctagtcaagggagcAACTGACGAATTGGTTTAGCagttactgtgagatctaaattattcttaattattttcttcatttattgatatttatatgttccccgcttttaattgttatagctcttatgtatgattgattagtgcgcaataattaattgttcatataggttattttgctaaatagggataactgaatccgtaattgttcattatctctatctcagtagcaactggcgtaatttgGGTTTACGTCAGGGGAACATAaaatctaacttaaacaaaccctcgtagcgtgtttgttagttaggattgggcctttctatttattaatgcaatctagaaattgaatcctacggtcgtacttggggttgtttttgggttagagaaatagctaacggtcgtaccttagctatcgataaattaaggaagggttggttgtttatcgcgtgcatgacaactataaccaatctattaattaaTGTTGGAATTACctttgaatcgatgatcagttgcatgaactatttctgaagtatacccttggctagagtttctcttagttatttcttttaattaattattttctgcatttaatttgtttagttggcatttgataccaaaaccccccattaatcttgatttgaaaaaaaaacaaaatatcttactagtccctgaggagacgaccctacttaccactgtctactagttagggaATTTAGTTAAATAATTtattcaggtatatcggattaagcaaactcttcgggaacaaggtaaatcaagtaacccattgcacacctagagtccctgctccagtactcgaattgattattgactgttttaagtggtagttaggttttattaattattattgtacaggttcggcacccGTCAACAGTGAACTTGCTTTGGCAGATTTGGAAGTCTAGAAATAGAGTTCAGTTTGAGGGAATGGTAGGGTGTCCAGGAATAGCAGGAATGAACGCAGTGCAGCAATGGAATGAATATGAGGCAGCCCAGCATAAAGATGAGAGGGAGGTGTGGGAGGGAAAGATTAAACAGGAAACTCCAACAAAGTGGTTGCCTCCAGCAGAAGGTTTTGTTAAGGTGAACGTGGATGCAGCGCTGAGCAAAGTAAAGGGGGTAGTAGGGTGGGGGGTGGTTGCAAGGCAAGAGAATGGAGGAATGCTGAAAGCTTGGGCTGGGAGGGGCGATAGGCAGACTGAAGCCGGGGTGGAGGAAGCTAATGCCATTCGAATAGCACTTGTCAAAGCTGGAAGGATGGGATGGAGGAAGATTGAGGTCCAATCTGATTGCAAAGGAGTGGTGGAGAGCATCAGAGCAGGCTGCAGAAAGGATCCGAAGGTGGGAGCAATTGTAGGTGATATCCTTAGATTGAAGGACCAGTTTGAGAACTGTTACTTTTCCTTTGTCAAAAGGGAAGGAAACTGTGTGTCATTATTTGGCAAAATTTGCCATGCATGTGACAAATGATATTGAGTGGGAAGAGTCTTTCCCAATTTGGCTAGTAAACCTCGCCAAGGAAGATGTACGAGCCGTTGCTCACCCTATGTAGTTTGAGTTTTAATGAAAGCTGTTACcggtttggaaaaaaaaaaaaaaaaaaaactccacaaTTTAAAACCATCATGAACATTAACACAGACATCGCGCAATCTCAAATTGTATTTATACCCACAATTGTAAAGCAAAATGATCCAACCTTTTGGGTGAAAAAGACCCCCTCAATCAGAATACAATTTTTTTGCACAATTTCAGTTACTACACTATTCAACAATATTAACTATCTTGACTTATCCAATTGCATCAATTTCTCCAACATCTACTGCAGGAGGCTGTAGCTTTACGAAAGAACAGGCAGAACACGTCGGTGGGACGACGGACGACACATATTCATtagtcattttttcttttcttcttgaagCAAGGAAGTTTTCGAGAGTTACTCGAGAGTGGCATTCCTTTATTAACATGAAAATGCATCGGATGCATGTGATGTTTATTTTCCACTTTCATGATAAGGAGAGTAATTAAATTAACACTTTGGTGTTTAATGGACACTCATGGTCCTAAGATTAAGTATAATCATGTAATTTTTGGTTTGTATAGAGTGTATAATATGAAAAAATTAAGGCATTGTTATAATTTAAACACGAAAAATTGTCAATTACTGCCTTATTTGATGCCGGTTTAGATTCTTTAGTTTTCCTATGAAGTTGATGCCTTCCTGTATTCATTTGGCTCATCCTAAGAGTAGACTTTATGAATGGTTGGACCAACTGTATTCATTTGTTTCAAAACTTCGtttgtcttttgtttttaatttattcCCAATTCATATAGTTGGGATCAAGTCTACGTAGTTAACTTTTATATTTCGAACTTGGGTCCATCTAACCTTAATTCAGTTCAGgtgttaattttattttatttttttaaagtagTGTACGAACTACTAAAAAATGCTCATTAGGTTCCTATTAGAAAAATCCTTTGAAATTTTCTGAGATTTCTATGTTTTGAACTTTCCTTGAGGAAAGGTAAATTGGTTTATTTATCAAGCAGGGTTAATTTTCTGAATTCAACTCCACAATTTAAACCATCATGAACATTAACACAGACATCGTGCAATCTCAAATTGTATTTATACCCACAATTGTAAAGCAAAATGATCCAACCTCTTGGGTGAAAAAGACACCCTCAATCAGAATACAATTATTTGCACAATTTCTGTTGCTACACGATTCAACAATATTAACTATCTTGACTTATCCAATTGCATCAGTTTCTCCAAAATCTACTGCAGGAGGCTGTAGCTTTGGAACCGTTCATGTACAATAGGATTACTCCATTTTCttcgtttcttttttatttttttgttctttcctTTCAATTTTTTATGAAAATAATTAGTCACAGACACAAAGGAGTGTGCTTTTGATTGCTAGTTGTTATGTATATACAAAGTAGGAGCCCCACGCCTGGTGTAAACAAATGGTCACTTTGTTTGATTTCATAAATACCCTTCTTCTAGTTGAATTTTAAACTTCCAGattccattttcttcttctcacAACATTTAATTTCCTTTTAATTTCCACCAACAAATAAGGACAATTTTCCAATTCCCCATTAATTGTGGCAGTTATTTGGAACATTATCAAAACTCGGGGTTAAaaccgcaacggatcttctgtcccacaccctgtgccactctctgtcccattttttattatattgctatttctctttcataaacatcatgttttaattcttttttgtttccttaagattcaataactattaattaagtaaaaaataaatataacagcttcaaaaaagtaaaatataatagaaaattaaaaaatacagaagaaaattcataaaaaatttcattttttatgcattttgatttttttgagtttgttaaattttgtgtattactcaattaatagttattggatcgtaaggaaacaaaaatgaattaaaacatgatgtttatgaaggagaaataacaatataataaaaagtggcacagagagtggcacagaaTGTGGGACAAAAAATCCGTTACGAGTTAAAACCAAAAGTTGATCTAGAGATTTATAGGGGACAAAAAAAGGCAGAAGAAATGTATACCACGCCGTTCAATCCGCCACAGGCCCATTCCACCAATTTTTTGagtttcaactttcaactaATAGGTAACCTAATCATCCACGTAAAGCGACAACAGCCCATAAATTTTAAGAAACAcctttgtgacttgattcccgTCTGAGTTTCTCAGTCATCGGAAAAAGACTTGATTCCCGTCGAAAATGCAGAGTTCGGATAGGTTATTTATATTTAGAGGTGTGAACCACAACCCAATTATATTGACTCAATTATACCCACTCACTATTAACTAGTTCAAACCCAACCATTAACTTTGAATGGGTTTAAATGACTATCCAATTAAACCCATTTAATTGATGGGTAGTGGGCTAACTCAACTTATCCATCTATAcctatttaaaaataattatacatttaaactAAATTTTTAGTGAGTGTtaagtaaataaatttaaattttttactaatttaataacaataaaatactattatttcttgtcaaataacatgcaaaaaaaaagtagaattaTAAGTGACTCAAAAATGGATAATTAGATATACacatacccatttattaaatgagtATCCATTTatttaaatggatataaatagATAAACTCAATTATACCTATCATCCAATTATGACCTGTCCAAACCCAATCAAATTATCTATTTTGACATCTCTATTCGTACTTTTACACTAGTTTGGACAATAATTTGTCACATTTACAATCTTCCCTTTCTATTGATCTCCATCTTAAATAGCCACTCTATCCATTTGAAAGCCTTTCTACTAATGTATTTACAccacaaataattttttttgaataaaacatcatGATTTTATTAAAACTTGTATTAATAGTAAAAATTTACATTATCAAACATACTTACAAACCAAAAATCATATATTGACTTGCCAAAATACCCTACCCCGTTAGGctaaattttttgtttattaCTGAAAAAAATCGCAGAAATATTCAATGACATGGGAGTGGTATGGAACTATATTGAAGGGGCAAAGCTACAAAGTATTACTCATGACGAATGGTAGACAGTTCAATAAACTTTACCTTCCTGCTTTCTCATGTGCCGCATGTGATCAAGCTGGCAGGCTCAGCAATTTTCAACCAGCTGGTCGTAGAGTCTCTGAAGTTCTCTCAGAGTGCCTAACTGCAAATTCATTTCAGAAGGTGTTCGACTTTTAAAAGACAACATAGAAGACTCTGACCATACACTTCTTACATAGCACAAAAATGATTTGCTTAACATCATCcacaatttctttcttttaaagCCTAATCTCTTTTGAAAGCAATCCTTAGTatctagggataatttcagaaacctcccctgaggttccTGATAATTTCACTGAACTCttttgagatttgaaaaattacatatacctcccttatcatttaaaatgacaatttcacccttaaatattttaatgaaattcccttatttattatgcttatacttagaatgagttttaaaattatttttcgattctttttccttcttattcattttttttattttttgccaataaaactaTAGAACTACCACTGTTGTTTCTAATTTCTATTGTAACCAAATATCGAACTAGTGATTTTTTGAcgagttaattttatatgtaatccaatgtttttgctgatatttgttttctattttttggtactaaaattaacaataaatcaaaaagaaatggcccaaaaTCACTATCAAATTATAATAATCCCACTACTCAAAAAATTCATGaactctaaatgaattattccaccattttcttttctatcttataaattaaatccataataaagTACTATCAAAAGTTTCttatcatagtgataaaattattattataattgtttatcaaatagtaggtaTGGACATGAAAAATTTGGCACATTTTCCTTATAACTATattagataatcttataattgtataggaaaataaattaaaactgattacacaagggtatttttggatatttatttaaaaaattgaccaagtcaatattattttaagattttgttacgaaaactatcaaatcaatgGAGGTAAGTATAATTTTTCAACCTTAGGAGACCTCAATGAAATTATTAGAAATCTCAatggaggtttctaaaattatccctaatatCTACAAGGAAACAGAAATAcaagtaaaaaattttttacctaaCATCTATTTAACTGTTAGAATTATCTCTAGCTACCTTCTGTCAACTCATTTCATTGGAATCTTTCATCCTTGTCGCTTTTACTAGATTGGCATTGTCTTGGTTTTcatattgtgtttttttttggagtCACCATATTGTTTGAAAGCAATTATTTACTCGAATTAGTCATGTGAACCATATTTGTATAAAGAATACTAGCTACATCTAGATTTTTTcagatttgagaaaaatatcgTGATTTGTCATTTATCATAGTGTTAtttcaagggataatttcaaaaacctcccttgaggtttttgataGTTCACTTGATACCCTAAAACTTTAGAAAATCTCCTTTGGCTCTCATACTTTAAGCTTTTTGTAATGTTTGAAatccatttcaaaatataatgttacaaaattcattttgagaGAAAGAGTATAATTTCATTCCAAATTTGCCCTTCTCTTGTCATTTCTTAATTTCCATAACATATCAAATTATCtcttaatttttgtaaattGATCAATGTggttctttaatgaaaatttaaaagttaATAACAAGGTCGAAAAATGCGTTAATAGTTTTTGTCTCACTAGTTCAGATAAAAAATGTTAAATTACTCAAAATTATGAATGATTTACAATACTGTTAAAAATAACTTCCAATAATTTATAGCCATGATAATACCTTTTTACATTAGTTTCATATAATACAAacaattttatataatttttagcatgttgtattttttaattttcaagctactgatttgagtgaaaaaatagaaaattcaaaaatatgTAAACAATTGATAGAACTTCTTAAATTAACTTAAAACACTTTTCAATAACGACAATATTATATTTGTAACCTGCAAAATCTTCAAATAAACTTTCAAATATGAACTCTTGGTATTTAAAAAACACACTAAATTTTATCCAATTAGAATAAACCTGCatactttttgcttttttttatttattattaatacACTCACGTGTTTGTAGTAAAaagtaaaacaataaaagggaaattttAGAATGAGATTATATTCACTCtcccaaataaattttttactattatattttaaaattgtaAATGATACAAAAAGGTTAAAGTAAGGGAGgcaaatgagattttttaaagtttgagaTGCCAAGTGAAACTGTCAGAAACCTCGAAAAGGTTTCTTAAATTATCCAtactttcaaatgaaatttctatTTACTATATTTTGTTACTTGAGATTTCAGAAAATCAACTGCAAGAGCTTTGTTAGAGCAATTTGAAGGTTTAATCCCTAATTAATTAAAATCTTATGGCGGTCCTTCAAATATTATTTATACTCTTTAGTCACTAAACTATTTTTAAAGTCTCATGAAGTCTCTCAAGTTTTAATTGAAACTTTTTAACCCTAAATTTTTTGTTAGTACTTTGTACCCAAAGTAATACTACAACTAGTCGATGTTTGCTTttacaataaaaaagaaagaaaaaaaaaaagaggaagcaCAAATGAAAGTCATTTTCTGATTCATTTGCACATATATAGTCACGTTACATTTATGAAATTTATATATTTCGTGCACTGAAAAGCTTATCCTTATGTCTCAGGGTTGAATTTTGAAGGAATATCACGAGCATGACAGAGAAAAAAGCAATGATGCTTAAGTGGGTCATTTTTTATAGGATTGAATTTCATAAAAGATCACCAAGCATTTATATATCATGAATAAGTCTTTCTTAAATTAGTCTTTCTTACAAGTTAAAAGAACTTAAAAGTCTTTTTGCACATTTAACATTTCCGTTATTCATAGCTCCGCATTTCTGACCAATTTAATCATCTTATTCACATATAAATTATTGAATTTGTTGTATAAATTTATCAGTGAAGAAAATCTGGAAGAGTAATTTTGGGATTGGTCTCACCTTCTATACTCTCTTCTCTATATTGTCATAGTTTCACAAGTTTGTATTTAATTAGTTGAGGAGGCTTTTGTCTAATAGTTTAGATTGAATATTCATAACTTAAAAATTATGGGTTCAAATTTCTATTCCCCTCTTCACTTTTTAAATCACATTCCCAGCACAAACGTTGGATTTGgacagtgagtaaccaataaatgGTTGGATTTGCTTTCCCTTCTATATCCATCCCTTATACCAATGGTGGGAAAAAAGCAAATTAATATGCGGCCAGCCACCGTCTTTCGTTCTCTCAAATCAATTTGAAGATCGTGCCTAAAATGGATCAATGAGATTCTAACAGGTCTAAATTGGATCCCAAGTAACACAAATATTCTCATTTTTTGTTAGGTATTATAGATGTTAATCTCATCCAAGACCAAAGTTCAAATCCGCTTAACCAATCCCTTTAGCATGATTTACCTATTAAAACTCGGGATTAATTACCACCGCTACACAATCATAGATAGACTACGTAGTCACCATGTTAATCAATGTACACGACAAGACCTATTGACACATGTTGCACTGCTTCAAACGAAATATACTTTGTGATATTAAACTTTTTATTATATCCCTTTAGCATGATTACGATGTCGTTTAAAATACTagaagacacaaaaaaaaaaaaaaagataaattctAAACAAACACCAAACGCTGAGAGTAGCATGCTTGGATTGAATGTAAGAAGGATGAT
The DNA window shown above is from Coffea arabica cultivar ET-39 chromosome 5e, Coffea Arabica ET-39 HiFi, whole genome shotgun sequence and carries:
- the LOC113687462 gene encoding protein ALP1-like, producing MDKEGDEQKKKKRKVVVANYMVTVATLVVWWHEKHIVKEPYLDFKVAREIYLRRLYYGNNRVCVEQLRLNKHCFTVLCTNLREHCGLRDTRNITVEEAVAMFLYVLAHNFKNRTVNFNFIRSGETVSRYFNIVLCAIIKLGRHYLIQPETEMEGYEHEKWEWFQDCLGALDGTYVKVHVLLRDQGRYRNRKNEIATNVLGVCSRDMRFTYVLPGWEGSAADSRVLRDALVRSDPLIVPKGKYFLVDAGYANSSGFLAPYRGVRYHLSEWSASGRKPENFKELFNLRHSIARNVIERTFGLFKKRWAILRDASFFDVKTHVMIINACAILHNLIRVEQPNDPYLDEVDAEMRRVQHEVDDEDEMEDEDEENGMEDDGPNNDGGVNAVNENRIRTVQPTSEWTQFRNALARAMFIDYQIRQGHHGS